In Listeria cossartiae subsp. cossartiae, the following proteins share a genomic window:
- a CDS encoding PspC domain-containing protein encodes MKKLYKSSSQKMIAGVCGGLAEYFNIEVTLVRLLWVVASLFLGSGILLYIIAAIIIPKRTPESEWE; translated from the coding sequence ATGAAAAAGTTATATAAATCTTCTTCACAAAAAATGATTGCCGGTGTCTGTGGTGGGTTAGCAGAGTATTTTAATATTGAAGTTACGCTTGTACGTTTACTATGGGTTGTAGCTAGCTTATTCTTGGGCTCTGGTATTTTACTTTACATCATCGCGGCTATCATTATTCCAAAAAGAACACCTGAATCAGAATGGGAGTGA
- a CDS encoding tetratricopeptide repeat protein, with protein sequence MEKGKKTPAKIYPFYPNGQFYFERGVEAFRDQRIKEAIRYLVRASELEPGEAVILCQLAICYTEIGQFHKSNQLLRDVLEQRNGNMEYCYYFIANNFAYMKDYRRALQYANRYVDTVSDGEYTEEAKDLIEVLLEETPFGETLENGFSKLEQEFYAYKKEINRYLAEEDSASACDILRKVIDEKPNFWPAYNQLAALYFEQLKEEEGIKVLSDLLSRNPGNLLGICDLFIYHFYKGNRQEADALYLELRDVLPVLAHHKEKLGLIHAMMGEYEEADDLLEQVADLEVTERSKYYYYRAKAAYYLDDVEGAKMFWHSFLECDLYEDVRFPFEQEADLTNDTRLVLDMLQEEDDLVHMLGVYALTISSNRPELVLFHPLLDMSDWSYMEHLMFTNFDYFPDGDIEQNGYLIAKAMMILREKGILLNDENMALYKQMFSLVLTDAGKDLILGRYTIETVASAIAKLFLPQMKLQLVEEFECGKCARDIERAMSR encoded by the coding sequence ATGGAAAAAGGCAAAAAAACACCCGCAAAAATCTATCCATTTTATCCAAATGGTCAGTTTTATTTTGAACGCGGTGTTGAAGCGTTTCGTGATCAAAGAATTAAAGAAGCCATTAGATATTTAGTACGGGCATCCGAACTGGAACCGGGAGAAGCTGTCATTCTTTGTCAGCTGGCGATATGCTATACAGAAATTGGGCAATTCCATAAATCGAATCAACTACTTAGAGATGTTTTAGAACAGCGTAATGGCAATATGGAATACTGCTATTATTTTATTGCAAATAATTTCGCGTATATGAAAGACTATCGAAGAGCGTTGCAATATGCTAATCGTTATGTCGATACTGTATCTGACGGGGAATATACCGAAGAAGCCAAAGATTTAATTGAAGTCTTGCTGGAAGAAACTCCATTTGGCGAAACACTTGAAAATGGTTTTTCGAAATTAGAGCAGGAATTCTATGCTTATAAAAAAGAAATTAATCGCTATTTAGCGGAAGAAGATAGTGCGTCGGCTTGCGACATTTTAAGAAAAGTCATTGATGAGAAACCTAATTTTTGGCCTGCTTATAATCAACTTGCAGCGCTTTATTTTGAGCAATTGAAAGAAGAAGAGGGCATTAAAGTTTTAAGTGATTTGCTTTCGAGAAACCCAGGAAATCTTTTAGGAATTTGTGATTTGTTTATTTATCACTTTTATAAGGGGAATCGTCAAGAGGCGGATGCGCTTTATTTGGAACTGCGAGATGTATTGCCGGTTTTAGCGCATCATAAAGAAAAGCTTGGTTTGATTCATGCGATGATGGGTGAGTATGAGGAAGCGGATGATTTGCTGGAACAAGTGGCTGATTTGGAAGTGACGGAGCGTAGTAAATATTATTATTACCGGGCAAAAGCTGCCTATTATTTAGATGATGTGGAAGGCGCGAAAATGTTTTGGCATTCCTTTTTAGAGTGTGATTTGTATGAGGATGTTAGGTTTCCGTTTGAGCAAGAGGCGGATTTAACGAATGATACGCGGCTTGTTCTTGATATGCTTCAAGAGGAAGATGATTTGGTTCATATGCTTGGTGTATACGCGTTAACGATTTCTAGTAATCGTCCGGAATTAGTGTTGTTCCATCCGCTACTTGATATGAGTGATTGGTCGTATATGGAGCATTTGATGTTTACTAATTTTGATTATTTCCCAGATGGAGATATCGAACAAAACGGTTATTTGATTGCCAAAGCGATGATGATTTTAAGAGAAAAAGGCATTTTGTTAAACGACGAAAATATGGCGCTATATAAGCAGATGTTTTCACTTGTTTTAACAGATGCGGGGAAAGATTTGATATTGGGTCGTTATACGATAGAAACGGTGGCGAGTGCGATTGCAAAGCTATTTTTACCGCAAATGAAACTTCAATTAGTAGAAGAATTTGAATGTGGAAAATGTGCGCGCGATATCGAGCGAGCTATGAGCAGATAA
- a CDS encoding phage holin family protein — protein sequence MRWIIGVIINSVLFVALSGFFTSFHVDGFTTALLASFILAILNMLIRPILLLLTLPINIFTLGLFTFVVNAIMLEMTTFFIGDSFQIDGFGTALILAAIMAFANMIINSVLWGNKEN from the coding sequence ATGCGTTGGATTATAGGCGTCATTATTAACTCGGTGCTTTTCGTAGCTTTATCTGGATTCTTTACAAGTTTTCATGTAGATGGGTTCACGACAGCGCTACTAGCGAGTTTTATATTAGCAATTCTTAATATGCTAATTAGACCTATTTTACTCCTTTTAACTTTACCGATTAATATTTTCACACTTGGACTTTTCACCTTTGTTGTCAATGCAATTATGCTTGAAATGACTACCTTCTTTATTGGAGATTCTTTCCAAATTGACGGTTTCGGAACGGCATTAATTCTGGCGGCAATTATGGCTTTCGCAAACATGATTATTAATTCCGTTTTATGGGGTAATAAAGAAAATTAA
- a CDS encoding DUF4097 family beta strand repeat-containing protein, whose amino-acid sequence MENERKRILELVKQGIISTEEALTLLENISKKEGKTAAKENIRRSAAPKEEKFEEQEEPAYDYSKGWNNEGNPYTAPKSRKRRPEPNPENHERYEDEGENTSKDREESMRNMVNDLSQAGEKIGSFLNNAFKQVKDMPFPFLTSTKIERDFVYHDTTLSILEFEIANGNVEFKPSDSNDIKVHAMIKLFKEYPEDEALKIFFDKTTLRVDEETLRFESTSKQIVTNLTVYLPRREYDYVSVKMLNGNFHLDELSGRDLFVKTTNGNISLGTLNATLAEIESINGNVRIQNGEIRDVALKTFNGNVAAKGNYYSTNLQTKNGNVNYQLTGNEATFLKAKTGAGNIEVIVPATIGVDGRFHTNLGKLLLDLKDAEILESKTESVSKSIVFTKLPDAADSSLKIEAEATTGSVKIRDVK is encoded by the coding sequence ATGGAAAATGAACGCAAACGTATTCTCGAATTAGTAAAACAAGGTATTATTTCTACAGAAGAAGCCCTTACTCTACTTGAAAATATTTCCAAAAAAGAAGGTAAAACAGCAGCCAAAGAAAATATTCGTCGTTCTGCAGCTCCGAAAGAAGAAAAATTCGAAGAGCAAGAAGAACCGGCTTATGATTACAGCAAAGGCTGGAACAACGAAGGCAATCCTTATACTGCACCAAAAAGCCGTAAAAGACGCCCTGAACCAAATCCAGAAAATCACGAAAGATACGAAGATGAAGGCGAAAATACTTCCAAAGATCGCGAAGAGTCCATGCGTAACATGGTTAACGATTTATCCCAAGCGGGTGAAAAAATTGGTTCTTTCCTAAACAATGCATTTAAACAAGTGAAAGATATGCCATTCCCGTTCCTAACATCCACAAAAATCGAACGCGACTTCGTTTACCATGATACAACACTTTCTATTTTAGAATTTGAAATTGCTAATGGTAATGTTGAATTTAAACCATCTGATTCAAACGATATTAAAGTACACGCGATGATTAAACTGTTCAAAGAATATCCAGAAGATGAAGCACTTAAAATCTTCTTTGATAAAACGACTTTACGTGTGGACGAAGAAACATTACGTTTTGAATCTACATCGAAACAAATCGTTACCAACTTAACCGTATACTTGCCGCGTCGTGAGTATGATTATGTTTCCGTTAAAATGCTGAATGGTAACTTCCATTTGGATGAATTATCTGGTCGTGATTTATTTGTGAAAACAACCAATGGTAATATCAGCCTTGGTACATTAAATGCTACTTTAGCAGAAATTGAATCCATTAACGGTAATGTTCGTATCCAAAACGGTGAAATTCGCGATGTTGCCCTTAAAACTTTCAACGGTAACGTAGCAGCCAAAGGTAATTACTATTCCACGAATTTGCAAACTAAAAATGGTAACGTCAATTATCAATTAACTGGAAACGAAGCTACTTTCTTAAAAGCAAAAACTGGTGCAGGAAATATCGAAGTGATTGTACCAGCAACAATTGGCGTAGATGGCCGTTTCCACACAAACCTTGGTAAATTACTTTTAGATTTAAAAGATGCAGAAATTCTTGAATCTAAAACGGAATCTGTGAGCAAATCCATTGTCTTCACTAAATTACCGGATGCAGCTGATTCTTCCTTGAAAATCGAAGCAGAAGCAACAACTGGTTCCGTGAAAATTCGCGATGTAAAATAA
- the ppaX gene encoding pyrophosphatase PpaX, with protein sequence MTGKITTLLFDLDGTLINTNELIIKTFQVTLQEFLPDRVFTREDILPFIGPSLMETFREINPAHADEMRAFYREYNLKHHDDLILEYDGVYEAIRALYEEDYKLGIVSTKMYDTIMRGLKVTGLDKFFQVVIGLDQVSNAKPDPEGIEMALSLLNATKEEAIMIGDNYHDIEAGKNAETLTAGVAWAIKGPEHLAEFQPDFMLEKMSDLLAIVRDEE encoded by the coding sequence ATGACTGGGAAAATTACTACATTGTTGTTTGACTTAGATGGTACGCTTATAAATACGAATGAATTGATTATTAAAACGTTTCAAGTGACGTTGCAAGAGTTCTTGCCGGACCGGGTTTTTACTAGAGAGGATATTTTACCGTTTATCGGGCCTTCTTTAATGGAAACTTTTCGAGAAATCAATCCAGCGCATGCGGATGAAATGCGTGCTTTTTACCGCGAGTATAATTTGAAGCATCACGACGATTTGATTTTAGAGTACGATGGGGTTTATGAAGCGATTCGTGCGTTGTATGAAGAAGATTATAAATTGGGGATTGTATCGACGAAAATGTATGATACGATTATGCGCGGCCTTAAAGTGACTGGCTTGGATAAGTTTTTTCAAGTGGTGATTGGGTTAGACCAAGTGTCTAATGCTAAACCAGATCCAGAAGGTATTGAAATGGCTCTTTCTCTGCTAAATGCGACAAAAGAAGAAGCAATTATGATTGGTGATAATTACCATGATATTGAAGCTGGGAAAAATGCGGAAACACTGACTGCTGGCGTGGCTTGGGCGATTAAAGGCCCAGAACATTTGGCAGAATTTCAACCAGATTTTATGTTAGAAAAAATGAGTGACTTACTCGCAATCGTTAGGGACGAGGAATAG
- a CDS encoding acyltransferase translates to MRRLDRFKAPDETVNTLFQVYKTISFWKALRNTLVIEFGRFFPWMGGKRNIYRACLGMKIGEKTAIAYKVMPDLFFPEKITIGENTIIGYHTTILTHEYLLSEYHVGDVVIGRDVMVGANVTILPGTKIGDGAVVAAGAVVSKDVPAESFAYGNPLIIKEKAALE, encoded by the coding sequence TTGAGACGGCTGGATAGGTTTAAGGCACCCGATGAAACAGTCAACACACTTTTTCAAGTATATAAAACGATTTCTTTTTGGAAGGCGTTGAGAAATACACTTGTTATTGAATTTGGTCGTTTTTTTCCTTGGATGGGTGGTAAACGTAATATTTATCGTGCCTGTCTTGGGATGAAAATAGGCGAAAAGACTGCTATTGCCTATAAAGTTATGCCGGATTTATTTTTCCCGGAAAAGATTACGATTGGTGAAAATACGATTATTGGTTATCATACGACTATTTTGACGCATGAATATTTGCTTTCTGAGTATCATGTGGGGGATGTTGTGATTGGCCGGGATGTGATGGTTGGCGCGAATGTCACCATTCTTCCTGGCACCAAAATTGGAGACGGCGCGGTGGTTGCTGCTGGTGCGGTTGTCTCAAAGGATGTTCCGGCAGAAAGTTTTGCATATGGGAATCCATTAATCATTAAAGAAAAAGCTGCTTTGGAGTAA
- the hprK gene encoding HPr(Ser) kinase/phosphatase: MTKSVTVKDLKERLNLELICSETGLERPILTSDLSRPGLELTGFFSYYPEDRVQLFGMTEISFSEGMEPEERLKRYKQMCTKRTPAFVISRNLEVPKELVAAAKEADIPVLRSRLKTTRLSVYITNYLESRLAPVISMHGVLVDIYGLGVLITGSSGVGKSETALELVKRGHRLVADDNVEIRQEDEMTLIGSSPAIIEHLLEIRGLGIINVMTLFGAGAVRSSKKITIVVHLENWDPDKHYDRVGLDQEMTKIFDMDIPKITVPVRPGRNLSVIIEVAAMNFRLKNMGYNAAEQFTQDLNNLIGHNSSMND, encoded by the coding sequence ATGACAAAATCGGTTACGGTAAAGGATTTAAAGGAACGGCTTAATTTAGAGCTAATTTGTTCGGAAACGGGACTTGAACGGCCAATTTTAACTAGTGATTTATCTCGGCCTGGACTGGAACTTACAGGGTTTTTCTCTTATTATCCAGAAGATCGTGTACAACTTTTTGGCATGACGGAAATATCGTTTTCAGAAGGTATGGAACCAGAAGAGCGTCTTAAAAGATATAAACAAATGTGTACGAAGCGGACTCCTGCTTTTGTGATTTCTAGAAATTTAGAAGTACCGAAAGAATTGGTAGCTGCGGCGAAAGAAGCGGATATTCCAGTACTGCGTTCGCGACTTAAAACGACGCGTTTATCTGTTTATATTACGAATTACTTAGAAAGCAGACTTGCGCCGGTTATATCGATGCATGGTGTTTTAGTAGATATATATGGCCTAGGTGTTTTGATTACGGGAAGCAGTGGTGTTGGTAAAAGTGAGACAGCGCTTGAACTGGTAAAACGTGGGCATAGACTTGTAGCGGATGATAACGTAGAAATTCGTCAAGAGGATGAAATGACGTTAATTGGTTCCTCGCCAGCGATTATTGAGCATTTACTAGAGATTCGTGGCCTTGGGATTATTAATGTAATGACTTTGTTCGGAGCAGGAGCTGTTCGTTCCAGTAAAAAGATTACTATCGTTGTGCACCTTGAAAACTGGGATCCTGACAAGCATTATGATCGTGTCGGTTTAGACCAAGAAATGACAAAAATCTTTGACATGGACATTCCAAAAATTACTGTTCCAGTACGTCCGGGACGAAATTTATCTGTTATTATTGAAGTAGCGGCAATGAATTTCCGATTGAAGAATATGGGATATAATGCGGCAGAGCAATTTACACAAGACCTTAACAATTTAATAGGTCATAACAGCAGCATGAATGACTAA
- a CDS encoding DUF4097 family beta strand repeat-containing protein yields MDKKLRRSRVDRKVGGVFGGLAEFLGIDATLLRLIYIIITIVTMKTGIAIIAYIVALFVIPSSDTSNEEVLERHRRRVEEKRNRHAGRNQARQEVREAMRNSHHHRRQRSESAEPIHHGARKKEARPRPVREFNFDSATFRSFTIRVATGDVIIRSWDKDQMKLRAVLAVHEKARSIRQLSEEKLWDYFFSQTMLDISPDSFTFESKNELLKTDLVITIPKRLYEQVKIQLLNGNLKYDDTAAEDAIIKTRHGDIRSSGASGKFLSTESADGEIFFKRSTVENVDMSTAKGDIALQGNFLTTIAKAAQGDVEYILENDNSSAADLDAPNGDIRVQIPPTWNVDGTLGTKKEKIYFDLKNAKIWDDAERTFVFTQNAEEISMATLQAKVGNGIIKVSELETKNV; encoded by the coding sequence ATGGATAAAAAATTAAGAAGATCAAGAGTGGACCGGAAAGTCGGCGGTGTATTTGGCGGACTAGCTGAGTTTCTAGGAATAGATGCCACACTTTTGCGACTTATTTATATCATCATCACGATTGTTACGATGAAAACCGGTATTGCGATTATCGCTTATATAGTTGCCTTGTTTGTGATTCCTTCTTCTGATACAAGTAATGAGGAAGTGCTCGAACGGCATCGTCGCCGCGTGGAAGAAAAACGAAATCGCCACGCTGGACGAAATCAAGCTAGACAGGAAGTACGAGAAGCGATGAGAAATAGCCATCATCACAGAAGACAAAGATCTGAAAGTGCTGAGCCGATTCATCACGGCGCAAGAAAAAAAGAAGCACGTCCTCGTCCAGTACGAGAATTTAATTTTGATAGCGCGACGTTCCGCTCATTTACAATTCGAGTGGCGACCGGGGATGTTATTATTCGTTCTTGGGACAAAGATCAAATGAAACTTCGCGCAGTTTTAGCTGTACATGAAAAAGCGCGTTCAATTCGTCAATTAAGTGAAGAAAAACTGTGGGATTACTTCTTTAGCCAAACAATGCTAGATATTTCCCCAGATAGTTTCACTTTTGAATCAAAAAATGAACTGTTAAAAACAGATTTAGTGATTACGATTCCAAAACGCTTATATGAGCAAGTAAAAATTCAATTGCTAAATGGTAATTTGAAATATGATGATACGGCTGCAGAAGACGCGATTATTAAAACACGTCACGGTGATATTCGTTCATCAGGGGCTAGTGGGAAATTCCTTAGCACCGAATCAGCGGATGGTGAAATCTTCTTCAAACGCAGCACAGTCGAAAATGTAGATATGTCTACTGCAAAAGGTGATATTGCCCTTCAAGGAAACTTCCTTACAACCATTGCCAAAGCAGCTCAAGGTGATGTGGAATATATTCTCGAAAATGATAATTCTTCAGCGGCTGATTTAGATGCACCAAATGGTGATATTCGCGTTCAAATTCCGCCAACGTGGAATGTCGATGGAACGCTTGGAACGAAAAAAGAAAAAATCTATTTTGACTTGAAAAATGCTAAAATTTGGGACGATGCAGAAAGAACGTTTGTTTTTACTCAAAATGCCGAAGAAATCAGCATGGCAACACTTCAAGCCAAAGTTGGAAATGGTATTATCAAAGTTTCTGAACTTGAAACAAAAAACGTTTAA
- the lgt gene encoding prolipoprotein diacylglyceryl transferase, translating into MGNGVQPLDPVAIQIGSISVKWYGVIIASAVVIALLLALSEANKRKMDKEIIVDLLIWAIPISIISARIYYVLFEWDFYKNNLGEIVKIWHGGIAIYGALIGAVLTAIIFSRIKKISFWQLADVVAPSLIIAQAIGRWGNFMNQEAHGAETTRAFLEGLHLPDFIINQMYIDGAYYQPTFLYESLWNVLGFIVLLIIRRTKIRSGELFLSYVIWYSFGRFFIEGMRTDSLMWGDFRVSQVLSLLLIVLSIGLIIYRRLKMNPPYYMEDKFGKVVKKK; encoded by the coding sequence ATGGGTAATGGTGTTCAGCCGCTGGATCCAGTGGCGATTCAAATTGGTAGTATTTCTGTAAAATGGTACGGAGTTATTATTGCTTCGGCTGTGGTGATTGCGCTACTTCTTGCGTTAAGCGAGGCAAATAAGCGCAAAATGGATAAAGAAATTATTGTGGATTTGCTAATTTGGGCGATTCCAATTTCGATTATTAGTGCGCGAATTTATTATGTTCTTTTTGAATGGGATTTTTATAAGAATAATCTCGGAGAAATAGTGAAGATTTGGCACGGTGGTATCGCGATTTATGGTGCGTTGATTGGTGCGGTTCTTACGGCTATTATTTTCTCGCGGATTAAGAAGATTTCGTTCTGGCAACTTGCGGATGTTGTTGCGCCGAGTTTGATTATTGCGCAGGCGATTGGCCGTTGGGGTAATTTTATGAACCAAGAAGCGCACGGGGCTGAAACAACTCGCGCTTTTCTGGAAGGGCTTCATTTGCCAGACTTTATTATCAACCAGATGTACATAGATGGTGCTTATTATCAGCCGACATTCTTGTATGAGAGTTTATGGAATGTGCTAGGATTTATCGTTTTACTAATTATTCGCCGCACAAAAATTCGCAGCGGGGAATTGTTTCTTAGTTATGTAATTTGGTATTCATTTGGAAGATTCTTTATTGAAGGAATGCGGACGGACAGCTTGATGTGGGGTGACTTTAGAGTTTCGCAAGTACTATCTTTACTACTAATTGTTCTGTCAATTGGCTTAATTATTTATCGTCGTTTGAAAATGAATCCGCCATATTATATGGAAGATAAATTTGGTAAAGTAGTTAAAAAGAAATAA